In Amaranthus tricolor cultivar Red isolate AtriRed21 chromosome 3, ASM2621246v1, whole genome shotgun sequence, a single window of DNA contains:
- the LOC130807418 gene encoding uncharacterized protein LOC130807418, whose translation MYTTKPLSLYKNSPETISLPPEGPNSGFLVIQDEESTKTCCFGLCTDPSINHLPFPQNKRLSIEYHVQTGENSSYHSYDEVYLIPIINQPLSSNRYYAIKADGKRKGDAYASSKEEDQGTCCFCIPFIKDVKPKPFNPNDIYQQFEFSEKVGCLGSTYLVAKSVAPDGHPPEFLRRSGWQMNAKKLKNSTLGEARGLDSSLRAHLPDFNFPLTQDCSKSVVVGKWYCPFMFIEDGRAKDQVKQSMFYEMTLEQRWERIFAAENSYNQEKVASVNVVVPIEMVRITGQEAVQVDRNDSGGVVWFKTVDGRGANEQVGLSSLIIARMMWEQERVGWVKGKEKHVRVVKDEEYPGTGDWTSFGCYIVFETFVLKRNDGSVLLTYDFKHTHQIRFKWE comes from the exons ATGTATACCACTAAACCATTATCCCTGTACAAAAACTCCCCAGAAACAATATCATTACCTCCAGAAGGTCCAAATTCAGGTTTCTTGGTTATTCAAGATGAAGAATCCACAAAAACCTGCTGTTTTGGTTTGTGCACAGACCCATCTATTAATCATCTGCCATTtccccaaaataagcgtctctCTATTGAATACCATGTTCAGACCGGCGAAAATTCCAGCTATCACTCCTATGATGAGGTTTACTTGATTCCTATCATCAATCAACCACTGTCATCTAATCGGTATTATGCAATCAAAGCAGATGGGAAACGTAAAGG GGATGCATATGCAAGCTCAAAGGAAGAAGATCAGGGGACTTGCTGTTTCTGCATTCCATTCATCAAAGATGTCAAACCAAAACCTTTTAATCCAAATGACATATATCAGCAGTTTGAGTTCTCTGAAAAGGTAGGATGCCTAGGTAGTACCTACCTTGTAGCAAAATCTGTGGCTCCTGATGGTCACCCTCCAGAGTTTTTACGCAGAAGTGGATGGCAGATGAATGCAAAGAAACTAAAAAATTCCACCCTTGGAGAAGCTCGAGGTCTTGACTCATCTCTTCGAGCTCATCTTCCAGACTTCAATTTCCCACTAACTCAAGACTGTTCAAAGTCTGTAGTTGTTGGTAAATGGTACTGTCCTTTTATGTTCATCGAAGATGGAAGGGCTAAAGATCAAGTCAAACAGTCTATGTTCTATGAGATGACACTTGAGCAACGGTGGGAGCGAATATTTGCTGCTGAAAATAGTTACAATCAAGAAAAAGTAGCATCTGTAAATGTAGTGGTTCCAATAGAAATGGTAAGAATTACAGGTCAGGAAGCTGTGCAAGTAGACAGAAATGACAGCGGAGGAGTGGTGTGGTTTAAGACTGTCGACGGGAGAGGAGCCAATGAACAAGTAGGTCTGAGTTCGCTGATTATAGCGAGAATGATGTGGGAACAAGAGAGAGTTGGATGGGTTAAAGGGAAAGAGAAGCATGTCAGGGTGGTAAAAGATGAGGAATACCCAGGAACAGGAGATTGGACAAGTTTTGGGTGCTATATTGTGTTCGAAACTTTTGTTCTTAAGAGGAATGATGGGAGCGTATTGCTAACATATGATTTTAAACACACTCACCAGATAAGATTCAAATGGGAGTGA